The Thermogemmata fonticola genome has a window encoding:
- a CDS encoding sugar kinase — protein sequence MALAIRTDACALDFLALGALVHRLDPGVIPFRKARSVEIHVSGGEYNVAANLSDCFGLKTGICTAMVRYPIGDLVQARVREMGVQAFYKYFEHDGVRGPNIATVYSDRGYGVRPPIVFYNRANEAAALLRPGDFDWSQIFGQGVRWFHSGGIFASLSETTAELIIEAMQAARSAGAIVSFDLNYRAKLWKAAGGEKRAVEVLRRIVTHVDCLVGNEEDLQKGLGIRGPEVSRPDASRLDPAVFFEMIQATVQQFPNIQLVATTLREVHSSNRHDWAAVLWLQGQRYVSPTCQLDVLDRIGGGDGFAAGLFYGLLTGRPPQEALNLGWAHGALLTTYHGDTTMATLAEVEAFAQGGSARVQR from the coding sequence ATGGCGCTGGCGATTCGTACCGATGCATGTGCCCTGGATTTTCTAGCTTTAGGAGCTTTGGTGCATCGTTTGGACCCTGGAGTCATTCCCTTCCGCAAGGCCCGCAGTGTGGAAATTCATGTTTCCGGCGGGGAGTACAATGTGGCGGCCAATCTCTCGGACTGCTTCGGGTTGAAGACCGGCATTTGCACGGCGATGGTGCGTTATCCGATCGGGGATTTGGTTCAAGCACGAGTGCGGGAAATGGGGGTGCAAGCGTTTTACAAGTATTTTGAGCACGATGGGGTGCGTGGTCCGAACATCGCCACGGTGTACAGCGACCGGGGTTATGGCGTGCGCCCGCCGATTGTCTTCTACAATCGTGCCAACGAGGCGGCGGCTTTATTGCGGCCCGGCGATTTCGACTGGTCCCAGATCTTTGGCCAGGGTGTCCGCTGGTTTCACTCCGGCGGGATTTTCGCTTCGCTCTCGGAAACGACGGCGGAACTGATCATTGAAGCCATGCAAGCGGCTCGTAGCGCGGGAGCCATCGTCTCGTTCGACCTGAACTATCGGGCCAAGCTATGGAAGGCTGCCGGGGGAGAAAAACGCGCGGTGGAGGTACTGCGCCGCATTGTCACCCACGTGGATTGCCTGGTGGGCAATGAGGAAGACTTGCAGAAGGGCCTGGGGATTCGCGGGCCGGAGGTGAGCCGGCCGGACGCCTCGCGGCTCGATCCCGCTGTCTTCTTCGAGATGATCCAAGCGACGGTGCAACAGTTTCCGAATATCCAACTGGTAGCCACCACCCTGCGGGAAGTCCATTCGAGCAACCGGCACGACTGGGCGGCGGTTCTGTGGTTGCAGGGGCAACGCTATGTTAGTCCAACCTGTCAGCTCGACGTGCTCGACCGCATCGGCGGAGGGGACGGTTTTGCCGCCGGCCTATTTTACGGTCTGCTCACGGGGCGGCCTCCGCAAGAGGCTCTCAATCTCGGCTGGGCGCATGGAGCGTTATTGACCACCTACCACGGCGACACCACCATGGCAACCCTGGCGGAAGTCGAAGCCTTCGCCCAAGGCGGCAGCGCCCGCGTCCAGCGCTAA
- a CDS encoding outer membrane protein assembly factor BamB family protein: MRSTLLPLPVVGVVLVIAAGSWAASWPQWRGPKNDGQSPETGLPVEWGPEKNVLWKFRLPGQGESTPCIWGEQIFLTATADNDVVLLCIGTDGQERWRRVVSNSGMVRYRNPSGVPITNASSSPSTDGQHVWVFVGDGTLACYSVNGDLVWRKDLQKEYGRFRIQFGTHWTPVLYQGTLYLQIMHRGAQLLVALDAKTGQEKWKVERPGYGRGESPDTYASAAIWEGEGGPLLVAHGNDYCTGHRLEDGAEVWRVMGLNPRERQDWRFVSSPLLSPDLIVVPSCKDGPTVAFNPVGARGKIDAGHPAELWRLPASTTFRTPDVVSPIRVGDIVYMAGDGPFHAVDAKTGKLLYRADLTKSIHRSNLVAAEGRIYVVAANGVTDVVAAGPTFKKLATNKLPDTFYATPAIANGRLYLRGFEHLWAIGTK, translated from the coding sequence ATGCGTTCGACTCTGTTACCGCTGCCCGTTGTGGGAGTCGTCCTGGTGATCGCCGCGGGGAGTTGGGCCGCGTCCTGGCCGCAATGGCGCGGACCGAAAAATGACGGCCAATCACCCGAAACCGGCCTGCCTGTGGAGTGGGGACCGGAAAAAAACGTGCTCTGGAAATTCCGCTTGCCCGGACAAGGGGAATCCACTCCTTGTATTTGGGGCGAGCAAATCTTTCTCACAGCCACGGCGGACAACGACGTCGTCCTGCTTTGCATCGGTACCGATGGCCAGGAACGCTGGCGGCGGGTTGTTTCCAATAGCGGTATGGTGCGGTATCGCAACCCTTCGGGGGTGCCGATCACCAATGCCTCCTCGTCGCCTTCCACAGACGGCCAGCATGTCTGGGTCTTCGTCGGCGATGGAACACTCGCCTGTTACAGCGTCAACGGCGATTTGGTCTGGCGCAAGGACCTCCAGAAGGAATACGGCCGGTTCCGCATTCAGTTTGGCACGCACTGGACGCCGGTCCTCTACCAAGGCACGTTGTATTTGCAGATCATGCACCGCGGAGCGCAGTTGCTGGTGGCCCTTGATGCCAAGACCGGTCAAGAAAAGTGGAAGGTGGAGCGTCCCGGTTACGGACGGGGAGAAAGCCCGGACACCTACGCTTCCGCCGCCATTTGGGAAGGCGAAGGAGGGCCTCTTTTGGTCGCGCACGGCAACGACTATTGCACCGGGCATCGTCTGGAAGATGGTGCCGAGGTATGGCGGGTCATGGGATTGAATCCCCGCGAACGCCAGGATTGGCGCTTCGTTTCCAGCCCGCTCCTGTCTCCCGATTTGATCGTCGTGCCTTCCTGCAAGGATGGACCCACCGTCGCTTTCAATCCTGTCGGTGCGCGCGGCAAAATCGATGCAGGGCATCCGGCGGAGTTGTGGCGCCTGCCAGCCTCGACCACCTTCCGCACGCCGGATGTCGTTTCCCCCATCCGGGTTGGCGACATCGTGTATATGGCCGGGGATGGGCCTTTCCACGCCGTCGATGCGAAAACGGGCAAACTCTTGTACCGGGCGGACCTCACGAAGAGCATTCACCGCTCGAATCTGGTCGCCGCGGAAGGCCGCATCTACGTAGTGGCGGCCAATGGTGTCACCGACGTTGTGGCTGCCGGACCCACCTTCAAAAAACTGGCCACCAACAAGCTCCCCGACACCTTCTATGCCACGCCGGCCATCGCCAATGGCCGCCTGTACTTACGGGGCTTCGAGCATCTCTGGGCCATTGGTACCAAGTGA
- a CDS encoding serine/threonine-protein kinase: MQEAAATASSSQRSSSNSAVVSVLGGEKNGSSGHASAVDEPNTDDAPTVITRPLHGIGAAAPLSRAALAGRRLGHFELIEAIGSGGMAAVIKARDLELGRIVALKILPPEAAQDAESIARFKQEARAAALLDHENIARVYFCGEDQGLHFIAFEFVEGENLRTLIERRGPLPAAECVHYLLQVAAGLHHAWERGVVHRDIKPSNIIITPDGRAKIVDMGLARLYDAATDGGMTQSGVTLGTFDYISPEQALDPRRTDVRSDIYSLGCTFYHALTGRPPVAEGTAAKKLYAHQHLDPIDPRLLNPAIPDELAIILARMMAKDPARRYQTPLELIADLKGLAERWQLSVEMSDTAVQAAPATPALLPRPWPVSPIWLGVLTMAVLLAVLLGWNRTIPPGEIPPPDWAVVEGPPLPPSPPADRPPPAPEQPVLATEAVQVRTVEELVQAFRNNRVRQIIVHPGIYDLSRWREPLIARMNHLEIVGMETGESRIRLRASSTMAIDAPPRAGTLTIQAETFSARRISWEIVPGEAEEAAELEEGESGPAGLVLKEVHKAQFQDCIFRTRVPPEHQGATLVCLAGDKPPQLHLERCVLAASGYPRAGIGVLLPFGSQVEVEDSGFGPHLSALRFLPPLQPEDEESVPSLVQLSRSSFFVDRRSAVIGAAGPCRVRAGYCVFAAPAPPLRPEYNGAVLTVPAVAGISYEGTARNAYYAVQPLAVGTEGAQRLWSFDECRAQGWPVRDPQAERLSRPPWSENRPLQRLESAEPWPAFRLRIEQEAALFVRDRVKVIGAQFRDESFGFRAYPQLVAFPLPPKEGSSAPGEPRQLVWQPHAPEGEPLPPGTAADLSTLLRQARPDDTILIRHDGLLAFDHTELLDLRSRASGGGEFKITFKPYPKSRPVLTIDPANRSLDQFLFQLRAGEVEFVELQFLLKPSLPQNGLQTAAALSLLHGRGCTFDRCVFTLLEEGDAKAAVLHAGDPDKIMALEGMPRPVPTVRFLNCLIRGKGRCLWVTGGRGLTCEWTNSLFALQGPIYGAEGASRSAGGEGSLRWSHCTALLAGPLVELHGQPGGEMRAAGLPRLTVETEACLFVAAAGNVRPLVELHQVDIEARNLLSWQTRQTNRYANFDANAVTLLVRPPADAAMPREWDWDQWLVFAAEPPRPQKPLGNVAFAAYPHKVQELASLTPADLRLRSVQFPDLESPDPNLLAAGLLQPAELPEPVPLSDAPSPAPSADPTRDPQPPVPAP, encoded by the coding sequence TTGCAGGAGGCCGCCGCTACCGCCTCCTCCAGTCAGCGTTCCAGCAGCAATTCTGCGGTGGTCTCCGTACTCGGTGGAGAAAAGAACGGCAGCAGCGGCCATGCCTCAGCCGTGGACGAACCGAACACGGACGACGCCCCGACGGTGATCACTCGCCCACTTCACGGCATCGGAGCGGCAGCCCCCTTGTCCCGCGCGGCTTTGGCGGGCCGGCGGTTGGGACACTTCGAGCTGATCGAAGCCATCGGTTCCGGCGGTATGGCTGCGGTGATCAAGGCCCGCGATCTGGAACTGGGCCGGATAGTGGCCCTCAAGATTCTCCCTCCCGAAGCGGCACAGGATGCGGAAAGCATCGCCCGGTTCAAACAGGAGGCCCGCGCCGCAGCACTGCTCGACCACGAGAACATCGCACGTGTTTATTTCTGCGGTGAAGACCAGGGATTGCATTTTATCGCCTTTGAGTTCGTCGAAGGGGAGAATCTCCGCACGTTGATTGAGCGGCGTGGTCCGTTACCGGCGGCGGAATGCGTCCATTATCTGCTGCAAGTGGCGGCGGGATTACATCATGCCTGGGAGCGCGGCGTCGTCCACCGGGACATCAAGCCTTCCAACATCATCATCACACCGGATGGCCGGGCCAAGATCGTGGACATGGGCTTAGCCCGCCTTTACGATGCGGCCACCGACGGCGGCATGACCCAATCCGGGGTCACCTTGGGTACTTTCGATTACATCTCCCCGGAACAAGCCTTGGACCCTCGGCGCACCGATGTGCGCAGTGACATTTACTCCCTGGGCTGTACGTTTTACCATGCCCTGACAGGCCGGCCCCCCGTCGCAGAGGGAACCGCTGCCAAAAAGCTCTACGCCCATCAGCACCTCGACCCCATCGATCCGCGGCTGCTCAATCCGGCGATTCCCGATGAACTGGCGATCATCCTAGCCCGGATGATGGCCAAGGACCCTGCCCGACGCTACCAAACGCCCCTCGAACTTATCGCCGATTTGAAAGGACTTGCCGAACGGTGGCAACTGTCCGTGGAAATGTCTGATACTGCCGTCCAGGCCGCACCAGCTACCCCGGCGCTGCTCCCTCGCCCTTGGCCGGTTTCACCGATATGGCTTGGCGTCCTGACGATGGCGGTGCTGCTGGCTGTGTTGCTCGGCTGGAATCGGACCATACCGCCGGGAGAAATCCCGCCTCCCGATTGGGCCGTTGTGGAAGGACCGCCCCTTCCGCCCTCTCCACCAGCCGACCGCCCTCCACCTGCCCCGGAACAACCCGTTCTGGCAACAGAAGCGGTTCAAGTCCGTACGGTCGAGGAGTTGGTCCAAGCTTTCCGTAACAATCGCGTGCGTCAGATCATCGTGCACCCCGGCATCTACGACCTGAGCCGCTGGCGTGAACCGCTCATTGCCCGCATGAACCATCTGGAAATCGTGGGAATGGAGACTGGCGAAAGCCGGATCCGTCTGCGTGCCTCTTCCACCATGGCCATCGATGCTCCCCCACGAGCGGGCACCCTCACCATCCAAGCCGAAACCTTCAGCGCCCGCCGGATCAGTTGGGAAATTGTGCCTGGGGAAGCTGAGGAAGCAGCGGAGCTGGAAGAGGGAGAATCTGGCCCCGCCGGTTTGGTCCTCAAGGAAGTTCACAAGGCCCAATTCCAGGATTGTATCTTCCGCACCAGGGTGCCGCCGGAACATCAGGGTGCGACGCTGGTCTGTCTCGCCGGTGACAAGCCGCCGCAATTGCATCTGGAGCGGTGCGTATTGGCCGCCAGCGGCTATCCGCGGGCCGGAATTGGAGTCCTGTTGCCCTTCGGCAGCCAAGTGGAGGTGGAAGACAGCGGTTTCGGACCCCATCTGAGCGCCCTGCGCTTTCTGCCACCCCTTCAACCGGAGGACGAGGAGTCTGTCCCTTCCCTCGTACAACTGTCCCGCAGCTCATTTTTCGTCGATCGGCGCTCCGCAGTGATCGGGGCAGCCGGTCCCTGCCGGGTACGTGCTGGCTACTGCGTTTTCGCGGCACCGGCTCCTCCTCTGCGGCCGGAGTACAACGGCGCCGTCCTGACAGTACCGGCAGTGGCGGGAATCTCTTACGAAGGCACCGCCCGCAACGCCTACTATGCCGTGCAACCCCTGGCCGTGGGAACCGAAGGGGCACAACGCCTGTGGAGTTTCGACGAGTGCCGGGCCCAAGGCTGGCCGGTGAGGGACCCGCAGGCGGAACGTCTCAGCCGGCCTCCGTGGAGCGAGAATCGGCCCTTGCAGCGCCTGGAAAGCGCTGAACCGTGGCCGGCTTTCCGCCTGCGTATCGAGCAGGAAGCGGCCTTGTTCGTGCGGGATCGCGTGAAAGTCATCGGCGCGCAGTTCCGGGATGAATCATTCGGCTTCCGGGCCTACCCCCAGTTGGTGGCTTTCCCCCTGCCGCCGAAAGAGGGTTCCTCCGCCCCAGGCGAGCCGCGGCAACTGGTTTGGCAACCCCATGCCCCAGAAGGCGAACCTCTCCCGCCAGGAACCGCGGCAGATCTCAGCACTCTGCTCCGCCAAGCCCGACCGGACGACACCATCCTGATCCGTCACGATGGGCTTTTGGCTTTCGACCACACCGAATTGCTCGACTTGCGCTCGCGGGCCAGCGGCGGAGGGGAATTCAAAATCACCTTCAAACCCTATCCCAAATCCCGGCCCGTGCTCACGATAGACCCCGCCAACCGCTCCCTGGATCAATTCCTCTTCCAACTGCGGGCTGGGGAAGTGGAGTTTGTCGAGCTGCAATTCTTGCTCAAGCCCTCGCTGCCGCAAAACGGTTTGCAGACGGCAGCGGCTCTATCCCTGCTGCACGGCCGGGGGTGTACCTTTGATCGCTGTGTCTTCACTCTGCTAGAGGAAGGGGACGCCAAAGCCGCCGTTCTGCATGCTGGCGATCCGGACAAAATCATGGCCCTGGAAGGCATGCCCCGGCCCGTCCCCACGGTGCGCTTCCTCAATTGCCTCATCCGTGGCAAAGGCCGATGCCTTTGGGTCACTGGGGGGCGAGGGCTAACCTGCGAGTGGACCAACTCGCTCTTCGCCTTGCAGGGACCCATCTATGGTGCGGAAGGAGCCAGCCGTTCCGCCGGGGGAGAGGGCAGTCTGCGCTGGAGCCACTGCACCGCTCTGCTCGCTGGCCCTCTCGTGGAATTGCATGGCCAGCCAGGGGGAGAGATGCGTGCCGCGGGACTGCCGCGCCTCACCGTGGAAACAGAAGCGTGCCTCTTTGTCGCTGCCGCGGGTAACGTCCGCCCGCTTGTCGAGCTGCACCAAGTGGATATCGAAGCGAGAAACCTGCTCTCCTGGCAGACCCGTCAAACCAACCGCTACGCCAACTTTGACGCCAACGCGGTAACTTTGCTCGTGCGGCCGCCTGCTGATGCTGCCATGCCCCGCGAATGGGATTGGGACCAGTGGCTGGTCTTCGCCGCGGAACCTCCCAGGCCCCAAAAACCCTTGGGCAACGTCGCTTTCGCTGCGTATCCGCACAAAGTCCAGGAGCTGGCCTCCCTCACTCCGGCAGACTTGCGCCTTCGCTCTGTCCAGTTTCCCGACCTGGAATCGCCTGATCCCAACCTGCTCGCGGCCGGCTTGCTCCAACCGGCTGAATTACCGGAACCCGTTCCCCTTAGCGACGCCCCCTCTCCCGCACCATCCGCGGACCCCACCCGCGATCCTCAGCCACCCGTTCCGGCACCTTAA
- a CDS encoding formylmethanofuran dehydrogenase subunit A — protein sequence MLRIQGGQVYDPRNGCHGEVRDICIGEDGRIVAELPPDAPVLDASGCLVFPGGVDVHTHIGGAALNFARGMIPEQHRRAVPIYRTTHRRAGLVGTTPTTFATGYVYAGMGWTTANEAAVPVLSARHTHEELADTPILDKTACVLMANNEILLDLLEQGEDERARQVLAWYLHAAKAYGVKAVNPGGVAGWKWGKDCKGLHEPVPGYQRVTPARIVAALARFCDELHLPHPLHLHCNNLGAPGNFLTTLETMRVLDGHRVHFAHLQYHAYGGDDWLSMRSAAAEIADYFNSHPLFTADAGAVLFGTTVTVTADGPWQHLLYQLTGRKWGNLDVENETGCGVVPYTYKEKSIPNAVQWAVGLELLLLITDPWRIALTTDHPNGAAFWRYPEIIHLLMNADYRREQLRAIPEKARSRLLLPELTREYSLSEIAIITSAGPARMLGLPHKGHLGPGADADVVIYNRSDNIEQIFAHPRYVLKNGVIIIDDGELRASIEGRQFAVTPSYDPAIEDYLRPLFQQYYTISFENYPVAEEHVPRLQCLTPAADGARTT from the coding sequence ATGCTGCGGATCCAAGGCGGACAGGTATATGACCCCCGCAACGGTTGTCACGGCGAGGTGCGGGATATTTGCATCGGCGAGGATGGGCGGATTGTGGCGGAGCTGCCCCCGGATGCGCCGGTGCTCGATGCATCCGGCTGCCTCGTGTTTCCAGGGGGTGTGGATGTTCACACTCACATTGGCGGAGCGGCGTTGAACTTCGCCCGCGGTATGATCCCGGAGCAGCACCGCCGGGCGGTTCCGATATATCGCACAACTCATCGCCGCGCGGGTCTAGTCGGCACGACACCGACGACTTTCGCCACCGGATATGTTTACGCCGGCATGGGTTGGACCACCGCTAACGAAGCGGCTGTCCCCGTCCTGTCCGCCCGCCATACGCATGAGGAACTGGCGGACACACCGATTTTGGACAAAACCGCTTGTGTCCTGATGGCCAATAACGAAATCCTGCTGGACCTATTGGAACAGGGGGAAGACGAACGGGCACGGCAGGTGCTGGCCTGGTATCTGCATGCGGCCAAGGCGTATGGGGTCAAGGCGGTTAATCCGGGCGGTGTCGCTGGCTGGAAGTGGGGGAAGGACTGCAAGGGGCTGCACGAGCCGGTGCCGGGGTATCAGCGGGTGACTCCGGCGCGAATCGTCGCGGCCTTGGCCCGTTTCTGCGATGAATTGCATTTACCCCACCCCCTCCATTTGCACTGCAACAATCTCGGCGCACCGGGGAACTTCCTGACGACCTTGGAAACTATGCGTGTGCTGGATGGCCATCGCGTTCACTTCGCCCACCTGCAATATCACGCCTATGGTGGTGACGACTGGCTGTCCATGCGTTCTGCCGCCGCCGAAATCGCGGACTACTTCAATAGCCATCCTCTGTTTACGGCAGATGCAGGGGCAGTGCTTTTCGGCACTACGGTCACCGTCACCGCAGATGGCCCGTGGCAACACCTACTTTACCAACTGACCGGCCGCAAGTGGGGCAACCTCGATGTGGAAAACGAGACCGGCTGCGGCGTCGTTCCCTACACCTACAAGGAAAAGAGCATTCCCAATGCCGTGCAATGGGCCGTGGGGCTGGAATTGCTGCTGCTTATCACCGACCCGTGGCGCATCGCCTTGACCACGGATCACCCCAACGGGGCTGCCTTCTGGCGCTACCCGGAAATCATCCATCTGCTCATGAATGCCGACTATCGCCGCGAACAGCTTCGGGCCATCCCTGAAAAGGCCCGCTCCCGCTTGCTGCTACCGGAATTGACACGGGAATATTCCTTATCTGAAATCGCCATTATCACCTCCGCCGGGCCGGCCCGCATGCTCGGCCTACCCCACAAAGGGCACCTCGGCCCCGGTGCTGATGCCGACGTGGTGATCTACAATCGCTCCGACAATATCGAGCAGATATTCGCCCATCCCCGTTACGTTCTCAAAAACGGAGTGATCATCATCGATGATGGTGAACTCCGTGCCAGCATCGAAGGACGGCAATTTGCGGTGACCCCCTCCTACGATCCAGCAATCGAGGACTATCTGCGCCCTCTGTTCCAGCAGTATTACACCATCTCATTCGAGAACTATCCGGTCGCTGAGGAGCATGTCCCCCGTTTGCAATGCCTGACTCCTGCAGCCGATGGTGCCCGCACCACGTAA
- a CDS encoding formylmethanofuran dehydrogenase subunit C, protein MTTPQPSDAAPASAFGPLPSASEVLRETAGEAPRVILTLQYPPAVPLEAEVISPDRFLGLSPADIAALPVFHGKRQCRLEDFFTVEVVAAAERSGPVAPWIEVHGDASRVKWLGRGMSQGRLSVYGAAGMHLGAYMSGGAIEVFGRAGDWVGAEMSGGTIHIHGDAGGQVGAAYRGSSVGMRGGLIVIDGSAGIEIGMRMRRGTIVIRGPVRDFAGLQMTGGTIVLLSGAELRTGAWMARGTIVSLVPLSLLPTFGRCCLYQPTFLSLYARYLQPFGIHLPHGHRQGFYHRWIGDRSVPGRGEILVWEPQP, encoded by the coding sequence ATGACAACCCCGCAGCCTAGCGATGCCGCCCCTGCTTCTGCTTTTGGTCCGCTTCCCTCTGCTAGCGAGGTTCTCAGGGAAACAGCCGGTGAGGCTCCCCGTGTCATCCTCACACTCCAGTACCCGCCCGCCGTACCACTGGAAGCGGAAGTCATCTCACCGGATCGCTTTCTCGGACTATCGCCAGCGGACATCGCTGCCCTACCCGTGTTCCACGGCAAACGTCAATGCCGTCTCGAGGACTTTTTCACAGTCGAGGTCGTGGCAGCAGCGGAACGGTCCGGCCCGGTGGCGCCTTGGATCGAAGTGCATGGCGATGCCAGCCGGGTCAAGTGGCTGGGCCGCGGCATGAGCCAGGGACGCTTGTCCGTTTACGGCGCAGCCGGCATGCACCTGGGGGCGTATATGAGCGGCGGAGCCATCGAAGTGTTTGGCCGAGCAGGCGACTGGGTCGGCGCGGAGATGAGTGGGGGAACTATCCATATCCACGGCGATGCGGGCGGCCAGGTCGGAGCCGCCTACCGGGGCAGCAGCGTGGGCATGCGGGGCGGACTTATCGTGATCGATGGCTCCGCGGGCATTGAAATTGGCATGCGGATGCGGCGGGGGACTATCGTCATTCGCGGACCTGTGCGGGACTTCGCCGGTCTGCAAATGACCGGAGGAACCATCGTCCTACTCAGCGGTGCCGAACTGCGAACGGGAGCCTGGATGGCCCGCGGCACCATCGTCTCCCTTGTCCCCCTATCGCTGCTTCCTACTTTCGGACGTTGCTGCCTCTATCAGCCCACCTTCCTGTCCCTCTACGCCCGCTATCTCCAACCCTTTGGCATCCACCTGCCCCACGGTCACCGCCAGGGTTTCTACCACCGCTGGATCGGCGATCGCTCCGTTCCCGGTCGAGGCGAAATCCTGGTTTGGGAACCACAACCTTGA
- a CDS encoding metallophosphoesterase family protein, whose translation MYGFRPSLCSYLRWAALLLPGMGLVFLFSPLPASSPYSSGGESSAAQVFSSHSSAALSADTEGKEQPSLPLRLDRIPKEFQGPDGRYQPKREKGPITIPAVPRDRLIAFCLYTTHQGVLKLNVQLYPVPAGESRQVTLWLDRGQGWERIAEQAVDGMGWSTVFRVEKWDDTRSARYRITHPAGSQYEGLIRADPRDKDEIVVACLSCNAGTDRNPRPDLVANLQAINPDLLFFAGDQVYDHKNHLAAWLLFGRQFGEVIKDRPTVTIPDDHDVGHPNLWGAGGKPALRPDGADGGYIMPVEYVNMVQRQQCGHLPDPIDPTPIARGITVYYTRLIVGGIDFAILEDRKWKSGPYGLVRIRGPRPDHVVDPDFDPRTVDVPEATLLGERQLRFLQQWAADWQGAVMKCVLSQTTFAGAAHLHGPKQERLTADLDCNGWPQSGRNAALREIRKGFAFMIAGDQHLATLIHHGINDWRDSGWQFTCPSIWNLYGRAWHPLEKSQRPWPNSPLPFTGDYHDGLGNKITITAYANPSRENYEGTGFGVVRFRKSTRTILVECWPRFVDVTRPGATQYPGWPQTITQEDNYGRRAIGYLPRLQTDRDDPVVQLIDESDGSIVYTLRIRGRSWQPKTFRIGPHTLRLRWDDGTRRELEHLQPAFEPPATVLNVSGAKTP comes from the coding sequence ATGTACGGGTTCCGCCCAAGTCTCTGTTCCTACCTGCGATGGGCTGCCTTACTTCTGCCGGGTATGGGGCTAGTTTTTTTGTTCTCACCGCTGCCCGCTTCCTCACCCTACTCCTCGGGGGGCGAGTCATCTGCTGCACAAGTGTTTTCATCCCATTCTTCGGCTGCCTTGTCTGCAGATACCGAAGGCAAGGAACAGCCCTCCTTGCCGCTGCGCCTCGATCGCATTCCCAAGGAGTTCCAGGGACCAGATGGCCGCTATCAACCCAAGCGAGAAAAAGGGCCTATCACCATCCCTGCCGTCCCTCGCGACCGCCTCATTGCTTTTTGTCTTTACACCACGCATCAAGGCGTGCTCAAGCTCAACGTTCAGCTTTACCCCGTCCCCGCGGGAGAATCCCGCCAAGTAACGCTTTGGCTGGATCGCGGCCAGGGATGGGAACGCATCGCCGAGCAAGCTGTGGATGGCATGGGATGGAGCACAGTCTTTCGGGTGGAAAAGTGGGATGACACACGCAGCGCACGCTATCGGATCACCCATCCTGCCGGCAGCCAGTACGAAGGGCTGATCCGGGCTGATCCCCGTGATAAGGACGAAATCGTGGTGGCCTGCCTCTCCTGCAACGCGGGCACGGATCGCAATCCCCGACCGGACCTGGTAGCCAATCTCCAGGCGATCAACCCGGACCTCCTCTTTTTCGCCGGGGACCAGGTTTATGACCATAAGAATCACCTGGCCGCCTGGTTGCTGTTCGGGCGGCAGTTTGGCGAAGTCATCAAAGATCGGCCCACCGTCACGATTCCCGATGATCACGATGTCGGCCATCCCAATCTCTGGGGTGCGGGCGGCAAGCCCGCCCTGCGTCCCGATGGAGCCGATGGCGGTTACATCATGCCTGTGGAATACGTCAACATGGTCCAGCGGCAGCAGTGCGGCCACCTGCCTGATCCCATTGACCCCACACCCATCGCCCGCGGCATCACCGTCTACTACACCCGTCTGATCGTCGGAGGAATCGATTTTGCTATCCTCGAAGACCGCAAATGGAAAAGCGGGCCGTATGGCCTGGTCCGAATTCGTGGACCACGGCCCGATCATGTCGTCGATCCCGATTTCGACCCGCGCACGGTGGATGTTCCCGAAGCCACCTTACTGGGCGAACGGCAACTGCGCTTCTTGCAGCAATGGGCTGCCGACTGGCAGGGCGCGGTCATGAAATGCGTTCTATCGCAAACCACTTTTGCCGGAGCTGCCCATCTCCACGGTCCGAAGCAGGAGCGCCTCACGGCCGATCTGGATTGCAACGGCTGGCCTCAGTCGGGGCGTAACGCCGCCCTTCGGGAAATCCGTAAAGGGTTCGCCTTTATGATTGCCGGCGACCAGCACTTGGCCACCCTCATCCACCACGGCATCAATGACTGGCGCGACAGCGGCTGGCAATTCACCTGCCCCAGTATCTGGAATCTTTACGGCCGCGCCTGGCATCCCCTGGAAAAGAGCCAGCGTCCGTGGCCCAACTCCCCACTTCCCTTCACCGGAGACTATCACGACGGTCTGGGCAACAAAATCACCATCACTGCCTATGCCAATCCCAGCCGAGAGAATTACGAAGGTACCGGTTTCGGCGTCGTCCGCTTCCGCAAATCCACTCGCACGATCCTGGTCGAGTGCTGGCCGCGCTTCGTCGATGTAACCCGGCCTGGAGCCACCCAATATCCCGGCTGGCCGCAGACTATCACCCAGGAGGACAACTACGGCCGCCGAGCCATCGGCTACCTGCCCCGCTTGCAAACGGACCGGGATGATCCCGTCGTTCAATTGATCGACGAAAGTGACGGCAGCATCGTTTATACCCTGCGCATCCGCGGCCGGTCCTGGCAGCCGAAAACCTTTCGCATCGGCCCCCACACTCTCCGCCTGCGCTGGGACGATGGCACCCGCCGCGAGCTGGAGCACCTCCAACCCGCCTTCGAGCCGCCGGCAACCGTCTTGAACGTGAGTGGTGCGAAAACGCCGTGA